A genomic segment from Aquila chrysaetos chrysaetos chromosome 11, bAquChr1.4, whole genome shotgun sequence encodes:
- the HECTD2 gene encoding probable E3 ubiquitin-protein ligase HECTD2 isoform X2, with amino-acid sequence MSLQSPPAATAAADLPPGPGPGPGLPPGAELNQGGAAPPSAEEGGEDEEEEEEEGGKEKEREKLPPIPSASSAAAGGLERGAKNQFSTFSNFITTINQKKEGIGNRNSPTQLVIPNIKNVRDLPPICLDVRQKQRISIDTLPQELKAPILPEPSLPIRTKTVKDFQDDVEKAKSSGDWKAVHDFYSTTFDSFLEINAAFKKDNNPPFNTIEDSGINAKFVNVVYDALLNTPQDVQKSVLKGIINGLLQEWKGPRTKDDLRAYCILLQNPQFSNTSTYVIYAHLLRQIAALTEADHHFLVHWSKKISQRRFKQLVDRLLQFISLRLFPAKPEEFPPMVKCTWWIPSATKVLALFNAANSLVSPPLISYTDFYNSTLDHIDLMEEYHNWQCYGNSHRFSFCQYPFIISIAAKKVIIQRDSEQQMISIARQSLVDKVSRRQKPDMNMLFLNVKVRRTHLVSDSLDELARKRADLKKKLKVTFVGEAGLDMGGLTKEWFLLLIRQIFHPDYVFPSLSRDRILIYLSADGRSPSTLLWSRTRIIYICYNSNGIGPLKRLFLFLL; translated from the exons aTGTCGCTGCAGAGCCCGCCGGCGGCCACGGCAGCCGCCGACCTCcccccgggccccggccccggcccggggctCCCGCCGGGCGCGGAGCTGAACCAGGGCGGCGCGGCGCCCCCGTCGGCCGAGGAGGGCGGCgaggatgaggaagaagaggaggaagaaggggggaaagaaaaggagcgAGAGAAACTGCCGCCCATCCCGTCGGCATCCAGCGCGGCTGCCGGG GGGTTGGAGAGAGGAGccaaaaatcagttttccacTTTCAGCAATTTCATCACAACTATCAACCAAAAGAAAGAAGGCATCGGAAACAGAAATTCGCCTACGCAACTTGTTATACCCAATATCAAAAATG tgagAGACCTACCACCCATTTGCCTCGATGTACGACAAAAGCAGCGCATCTCTATAGATACATTACCCCAAGAACTGAAAGCACCAATTCTTCCTGAACCTTCCCTTCCCATCCGAACCAAAACTGTGAAAGATTTTCA GGATGATGTGGAAAAGGCTAAGTCATCAGGAGATTGGAAAGCTGTACATGATTTTTATTCTACAACATTTGATTCTTTCCTGGAGATAAATGCTGCATTTAAG AAAGATAACAATCCTCCATTTAATACCATTGAGGACTCTGGAATCAATGCAAAATTTGTGAATGTTGTCTATGATGCCTTATTAAATACT CCTCAAGATGTTCAGAAATCAGTCCTAAAAGGAATAATTAATGGTCTGCTACAAGAATGGAAAGG ACCACGAACAAAAGATGATCTTAGAGCATACTGTATACTTTTACAg aaTCCTCAATTTAGTAACACTTCTACTTATGTCATCTATGCTCACTTGCTAAGACAGATAGCAGCCTTAACAGAAGCTGACCATCATTTCCTAGTGCACTGgtctaaaaa GATTTCACAGAGGAGGTTCAAGCAGCTGGTTGACAGGTTactgcaatttatttctttacgCCTATTTCCTGCAAAACCTGAAGAGTTTCCACCTATGGTGAAATGTACCTGGTGGATTCCATCAGCAACCAAAGTCCTGGCTTTATTTA ATGCTGCAAATAGTCTGGTCAGTCCTCCTCTTATTTCATATACGGATTTCTATAATTCTACACTTGATCATATTGATCTTATGGAAGAATATCATAACTGGCAATGTTATGGAAATTCTCACAG gttttctttctgtcaatacccatttattatttctatagcggcaaaaaaagttattattcAAAGGGACTCAGAACAGCAGATGATAAGTATTGCACGG CAAAGCCTTGTGGATAAAGTCTCTCGCAGACAGAAACCTGACATGAATATGTTGTTCCTAAATGTGAAAGTGAGGAGGACACACCTTGTTAGTGATTCACTTGATGAG CTAGCAAGGAAGAGGGCAGAtctgaaaaagaagttgaaagTCACATTTGTAGGGGAAGCTGGTCTTGATATGGGTGGCCTGACAAAAGAATGGTTTCTTCTTCTGATTCGCCAGATTTTTCACCCAGATTATG TGTTTCCATCTCTATCCAGAGACAGGATCTTGATTTACCTCTCAGCAGATGGGAGAAGTCCATCAACTCTTTTATGGAGTAGGACAAGGATAATTTATATCTGTTATAATTCAAATGGAATAGGGCCTTTGAAAAGGTTGTTCCTATTTCTCTTATGA
- the HECTD2 gene encoding probable E3 ubiquitin-protein ligase HECTD2 isoform X4 codes for MSLQSPPAATAAADLPPGPGPGPGLPPGAELNQGGAAPPSAEEGGEDEEEEEEEGGKEKEREKLPPIPSASSAAAGGLERGAKNQFSTFSNFITTINQKKEGIGNRNSPTQLVIPNIKNVRDLPPICLDVRQKQRISIDTLPQELKAPILPEPSLPIRTKTVKDFQDDVEKAKSSGDWKAVHDFYSTTFDSFLEINAAFKKDNNPPFNTIEDSGINAKFVNVVYDALLNTPQDVQKSVLKGIINGLLQEWKGPRTKDDLRAYCILLQNPQFSNTSTYVIYAHLLRQIAALTEADHHFLVHWSKKISQRRFKQLVDRLLQFISLRLFPAKPEEFPPMVKCTWWIPSATKVLALFNAANSLVSPPLISYTDFYNSTLDHIDLMEEYHNWQCYGNSHRFSFCQYPFIISIAAKKVIIQRDSEQQMISIARQSLVDKVSRRQKPDMNMLFLNVKVRRTHLVSDSLDEVFCIPG; via the exons aTGTCGCTGCAGAGCCCGCCGGCGGCCACGGCAGCCGCCGACCTCcccccgggccccggccccggcccggggctCCCGCCGGGCGCGGAGCTGAACCAGGGCGGCGCGGCGCCCCCGTCGGCCGAGGAGGGCGGCgaggatgaggaagaagaggaggaagaaggggggaaagaaaaggagcgAGAGAAACTGCCGCCCATCCCGTCGGCATCCAGCGCGGCTGCCGGG GGGTTGGAGAGAGGAGccaaaaatcagttttccacTTTCAGCAATTTCATCACAACTATCAACCAAAAGAAAGAAGGCATCGGAAACAGAAATTCGCCTACGCAACTTGTTATACCCAATATCAAAAATG tgagAGACCTACCACCCATTTGCCTCGATGTACGACAAAAGCAGCGCATCTCTATAGATACATTACCCCAAGAACTGAAAGCACCAATTCTTCCTGAACCTTCCCTTCCCATCCGAACCAAAACTGTGAAAGATTTTCA GGATGATGTGGAAAAGGCTAAGTCATCAGGAGATTGGAAAGCTGTACATGATTTTTATTCTACAACATTTGATTCTTTCCTGGAGATAAATGCTGCATTTAAG AAAGATAACAATCCTCCATTTAATACCATTGAGGACTCTGGAATCAATGCAAAATTTGTGAATGTTGTCTATGATGCCTTATTAAATACT CCTCAAGATGTTCAGAAATCAGTCCTAAAAGGAATAATTAATGGTCTGCTACAAGAATGGAAAGG ACCACGAACAAAAGATGATCTTAGAGCATACTGTATACTTTTACAg aaTCCTCAATTTAGTAACACTTCTACTTATGTCATCTATGCTCACTTGCTAAGACAGATAGCAGCCTTAACAGAAGCTGACCATCATTTCCTAGTGCACTGgtctaaaaa GATTTCACAGAGGAGGTTCAAGCAGCTGGTTGACAGGTTactgcaatttatttctttacgCCTATTTCCTGCAAAACCTGAAGAGTTTCCACCTATGGTGAAATGTACCTGGTGGATTCCATCAGCAACCAAAGTCCTGGCTTTATTTA ATGCTGCAAATAGTCTGGTCAGTCCTCCTCTTATTTCATATACGGATTTCTATAATTCTACACTTGATCATATTGATCTTATGGAAGAATATCATAACTGGCAATGTTATGGAAATTCTCACAG gttttctttctgtcaatacccatttattatttctatagcggcaaaaaaagttattattcAAAGGGACTCAGAACAGCAGATGATAAGTATTGCACGG CAAAGCCTTGTGGATAAAGTCTCTCGCAGACAGAAACCTGACATGAATATGTTGTTCCTAAATGTGAAAGTGAGGAGGACACACCTTGTTAGTGATTCACTTGATGAG GTCTTTTGCATACCTGGATGA
- the HECTD2 gene encoding probable E3 ubiquitin-protein ligase HECTD2 isoform X3 gives MSLQSPPAATAAADLPPGPGPGPGLPPGAELNQGGAAPPSAEEGGEDEEEEEEEGGKEKEREKLPPIPSASSAAAGGLERGAKNQFSTFSNFITTINQKKEGIGNRNSPTQLVIPNIKNVRDLPPICLDVRQKQRISIDTLPQELKAPILPEPSLPIRTKTVKDFQDDVEKAKSSGDWKAVHDFYSTTFDSFLEINAAFKKDNNPPFNTIEDSGINAKFVNVVYDALLNTPQDVQKSVLKGIINGLLQEWKGPRTKDDLRAYCILLQNPQFSNTSTYVIYAHLLRQIAALTEADHHFLVHWSKKISQRRFKQLVDRLLQFISLRLFPAKPEEFPPMVKCTWWIPSATKVLALFNAANSLVSPPLISYTDFYNSTLDHIDLMEEYHNWQCYGNSHRFSFCQYPFIISIAAKKVIIQRDSEQQMISIARQSLVDKVSRRQKPDMNMLFLNVKVRRTHLVSDSLDEIKACPFRPSLLR, from the exons aTGTCGCTGCAGAGCCCGCCGGCGGCCACGGCAGCCGCCGACCTCcccccgggccccggccccggcccggggctCCCGCCGGGCGCGGAGCTGAACCAGGGCGGCGCGGCGCCCCCGTCGGCCGAGGAGGGCGGCgaggatgaggaagaagaggaggaagaaggggggaaagaaaaggagcgAGAGAAACTGCCGCCCATCCCGTCGGCATCCAGCGCGGCTGCCGGG GGGTTGGAGAGAGGAGccaaaaatcagttttccacTTTCAGCAATTTCATCACAACTATCAACCAAAAGAAAGAAGGCATCGGAAACAGAAATTCGCCTACGCAACTTGTTATACCCAATATCAAAAATG tgagAGACCTACCACCCATTTGCCTCGATGTACGACAAAAGCAGCGCATCTCTATAGATACATTACCCCAAGAACTGAAAGCACCAATTCTTCCTGAACCTTCCCTTCCCATCCGAACCAAAACTGTGAAAGATTTTCA GGATGATGTGGAAAAGGCTAAGTCATCAGGAGATTGGAAAGCTGTACATGATTTTTATTCTACAACATTTGATTCTTTCCTGGAGATAAATGCTGCATTTAAG AAAGATAACAATCCTCCATTTAATACCATTGAGGACTCTGGAATCAATGCAAAATTTGTGAATGTTGTCTATGATGCCTTATTAAATACT CCTCAAGATGTTCAGAAATCAGTCCTAAAAGGAATAATTAATGGTCTGCTACAAGAATGGAAAGG ACCACGAACAAAAGATGATCTTAGAGCATACTGTATACTTTTACAg aaTCCTCAATTTAGTAACACTTCTACTTATGTCATCTATGCTCACTTGCTAAGACAGATAGCAGCCTTAACAGAAGCTGACCATCATTTCCTAGTGCACTGgtctaaaaa GATTTCACAGAGGAGGTTCAAGCAGCTGGTTGACAGGTTactgcaatttatttctttacgCCTATTTCCTGCAAAACCTGAAGAGTTTCCACCTATGGTGAAATGTACCTGGTGGATTCCATCAGCAACCAAAGTCCTGGCTTTATTTA ATGCTGCAAATAGTCTGGTCAGTCCTCCTCTTATTTCATATACGGATTTCTATAATTCTACACTTGATCATATTGATCTTATGGAAGAATATCATAACTGGCAATGTTATGGAAATTCTCACAG gttttctttctgtcaatacccatttattatttctatagcggcaaaaaaagttattattcAAAGGGACTCAGAACAGCAGATGATAAGTATTGCACGG CAAAGCCTTGTGGATAAAGTCTCTCGCAGACAGAAACCTGACATGAATATGTTGTTCCTAAATGTGAAAGTGAGGAGGACACACCTTGTTAGTGATTCACTTGATGAG attaaAGCCTGTCCATTTCGGCCTTCTCTTCTAAGATAG
- the HECTD2 gene encoding probable E3 ubiquitin-protein ligase HECTD2 isoform X5, which produces MSLQSPPAATAAADLPPGPGPGPGLPPGAELNQGGAAPPSAEEGGEDEEEEEEEGGKEKEREKLPPIPSASSAAAGGLERGAKNQFSTFSNFITTINQKKEGIGNRNSPTQLVIPNIKNVRDLPPICLDVRQKQRISIDTLPQELKAPILPEPSLPIRTKTVKDFQDDVEKAKSSGDWKAVHDFYSTTFDSFLEINAAFKKDNNPPFNTIEDSGINAKFVNVVYDALLNTPQDVQKSVLKGIINGLLQEWKGPRTKDDLRAYCILLQNPQFSNTSTYVIYAHLLRQIAALTEADHHFLVHWSKKISQRRFKQLVDRLLQFISLRLFPAKPEEFPPMVKCTWWIPSATKVLALFNAANSLVSPPLISYTDFYNSTLDHIDLMEEYHNWQCYGNSHSGIWL; this is translated from the exons aTGTCGCTGCAGAGCCCGCCGGCGGCCACGGCAGCCGCCGACCTCcccccgggccccggccccggcccggggctCCCGCCGGGCGCGGAGCTGAACCAGGGCGGCGCGGCGCCCCCGTCGGCCGAGGAGGGCGGCgaggatgaggaagaagaggaggaagaaggggggaaagaaaaggagcgAGAGAAACTGCCGCCCATCCCGTCGGCATCCAGCGCGGCTGCCGGG GGGTTGGAGAGAGGAGccaaaaatcagttttccacTTTCAGCAATTTCATCACAACTATCAACCAAAAGAAAGAAGGCATCGGAAACAGAAATTCGCCTACGCAACTTGTTATACCCAATATCAAAAATG tgagAGACCTACCACCCATTTGCCTCGATGTACGACAAAAGCAGCGCATCTCTATAGATACATTACCCCAAGAACTGAAAGCACCAATTCTTCCTGAACCTTCCCTTCCCATCCGAACCAAAACTGTGAAAGATTTTCA GGATGATGTGGAAAAGGCTAAGTCATCAGGAGATTGGAAAGCTGTACATGATTTTTATTCTACAACATTTGATTCTTTCCTGGAGATAAATGCTGCATTTAAG AAAGATAACAATCCTCCATTTAATACCATTGAGGACTCTGGAATCAATGCAAAATTTGTGAATGTTGTCTATGATGCCTTATTAAATACT CCTCAAGATGTTCAGAAATCAGTCCTAAAAGGAATAATTAATGGTCTGCTACAAGAATGGAAAGG ACCACGAACAAAAGATGATCTTAGAGCATACTGTATACTTTTACAg aaTCCTCAATTTAGTAACACTTCTACTTATGTCATCTATGCTCACTTGCTAAGACAGATAGCAGCCTTAACAGAAGCTGACCATCATTTCCTAGTGCACTGgtctaaaaa GATTTCACAGAGGAGGTTCAAGCAGCTGGTTGACAGGTTactgcaatttatttctttacgCCTATTTCCTGCAAAACCTGAAGAGTTTCCACCTATGGTGAAATGTACCTGGTGGATTCCATCAGCAACCAAAGTCCTGGCTTTATTTA ATGCTGCAAATAGTCTGGTCAGTCCTCCTCTTATTTCATATACGGATTTCTATAATTCTACACTTGATCATATTGATCTTATGGAAGAATATCATAACTGGCAATGTTATGGAAATTCTCACAG TGGAATATGGCTGTGA
- the HECTD2 gene encoding probable E3 ubiquitin-protein ligase HECTD2 isoform X6 has protein sequence MSLQSPPAATAAADLPPGPGPGPGLPPGAELNQGGAAPPSAEEGGEDEEEEEEEGGKEKEREKLPPIPSASSAAAGGLERGAKNQFSTFSNFITTINQKKEGIGNRNSPTQLVIPNIKNVRDLPPICLDVRQKQRISIDTLPQELKAPILPEPSLPIRTKTVKDFQDDVEKAKSSGDWKAVHDFYSTTFDSFLEINAAFKKDNNPPFNTIEDSGINAKFVNVVYDALLNTPQDVQKSVLKGIINGLLQEWKGQIC, from the exons aTGTCGCTGCAGAGCCCGCCGGCGGCCACGGCAGCCGCCGACCTCcccccgggccccggccccggcccggggctCCCGCCGGGCGCGGAGCTGAACCAGGGCGGCGCGGCGCCCCCGTCGGCCGAGGAGGGCGGCgaggatgaggaagaagaggaggaagaaggggggaaagaaaaggagcgAGAGAAACTGCCGCCCATCCCGTCGGCATCCAGCGCGGCTGCCGGG GGGTTGGAGAGAGGAGccaaaaatcagttttccacTTTCAGCAATTTCATCACAACTATCAACCAAAAGAAAGAAGGCATCGGAAACAGAAATTCGCCTACGCAACTTGTTATACCCAATATCAAAAATG tgagAGACCTACCACCCATTTGCCTCGATGTACGACAAAAGCAGCGCATCTCTATAGATACATTACCCCAAGAACTGAAAGCACCAATTCTTCCTGAACCTTCCCTTCCCATCCGAACCAAAACTGTGAAAGATTTTCA GGATGATGTGGAAAAGGCTAAGTCATCAGGAGATTGGAAAGCTGTACATGATTTTTATTCTACAACATTTGATTCTTTCCTGGAGATAAATGCTGCATTTAAG AAAGATAACAATCCTCCATTTAATACCATTGAGGACTCTGGAATCAATGCAAAATTTGTGAATGTTGTCTATGATGCCTTATTAAATACT CCTCAAGATGTTCAGAAATCAGTCCTAAAAGGAATAATTAATGGTCTGCTACAAGAATGGAAAGG GCAAATCTGCTGA